One genomic region from Rosa rugosa chromosome 1, drRosRugo1.1, whole genome shotgun sequence encodes:
- the LOC133718887 gene encoding elongation of fatty acids protein 3-like — protein sequence MGRSVIQTLTFWLSEHPSIVGFRWSHANSWGSTWSFLFTAIALYLTISVLLHLLLALLRRKGRPVPLGPIPALHSLFMTLLSFTIFAGITLSSAAEIKETKWFWRRSKTPFQWLLCFPLGTRPSGRVFFWSYIYYLSRFFHMIRTFFTILRRGRLVPFQLFNHSILTFISFMWLEFSQSFQVLAILSTTLVYSVVYAYRFWVAIGLPRAGFAFVVNCQMLLLGCNVACHVGVLLMHFMKGGCNGIGAWGFNSVLNAVILLLFLNFYVKIHWGYGRRVALAAVEEAKAEAAAEEEELVRVKDK from the coding sequence ATGGGTCGGTCCGTGATCCAGACTCTCACGTTCTGGCTCTCGGAGCACCCATCAATCGTCGGGTTCCGGTGGTCTCACGCCAACTCCTGGGGCTCCACATGGTCCTTCCTCTTCACCGCCATCGCCCTTTACCTAACTATCTCCGTCCTCCTTCACCTCCTCCTCGCCCTCCTCCGCCGCAAGGGTCGACCCGTCCCTCTCGGACCTATCCCCGCCCTCCACTCCCTCTTCATGACCCTCCTCTCCTTCACCATCTTCGCCGGCATCACACTCTCCTCCGCCGCCGAAATCAAAGAAACCAAATGGTTCTGGCGGCGCTCCAAAACCCCCTTCCAGTGGCTCCTCTGCTTCCCCCTCGGGACCCGCCCCTCGGGTCGGGTCTTCTTCTGGTCCTACATCTACTACCTTTCCCGCTTCTTCCACATGATCCGCACATTCTTCACCATCCTCCGCCGCGGCAGATTAGTCCCCTTCCAGCTCTTCAACCACTCCATCCTCACCTTCATCTCCTTCATGTGGCTAGAATTCTCGCAGTCTTTCCAAGTGCTTGCCATACTTTCGACCACGTTGGTGTATTCTGTTGTTTATGCTTATCGGTTCTGGGTCGCAATCGGGCTGCCGCGGGCCGGCTTCGCGTTCGTGGTGAACTGCCAGATGCTGCTGCTGGGCTGCAATGTGGCCTGCCACGTTGGGGTTCTGCTGATGCATTTCATGAAAGGCGGCTGTAATGGAATCGGGGCTTGGGGTTTCAATTCGGTGCTGAATGCGGTGATTCTGTTGCTGTTCTTGAACTTCTACGTGAAGATACATTGGGGTTATGGGAGGAGGGTCGCGTTGGCTGCGGTGGAGGAGGCCAAGGCggaggcggcggcggaggaggaggagttggTTAGAGTCAAGGACAAATAG
- the LOC133718906 gene encoding uncharacterized protein LOC133718906 isoform X1 — translation MASGFGESTSVPPQSQSCSGNNANDAGDFECNICFELAQDPIITLCGHLFCWPCLYRWLHHHSHCQECPVCKALVQEDKLVPLYGRGKTQTDPRSKSYPGINIPNRPAGQRPETAPPQENNQFPNYSFGFMGGFMPTATARIGNFTLATAFGGLIPSLLNIHYHGFPDATVYGTTSGFPYGFSSSFHGGHAHGFPQPATQRQQVDNVLKNLFLLIGVFVIAALIFC, via the coding sequence ATGGCAAGTGGTTTTGGGGAATCAACAAGCGTGCCGCCCCAAAGCCAGTCTTGCTCGGGGAATAATGCCAATGATGCAGGGGATTTCGAGTGCAACATCTGCTTCGAATTGGCGCAAGATCCAATCATAACTCTTTGCGGTCATCTCTTCTGCTGGCCTTGTCTCTACAGATGGCTCCACCATCACTCACATTGCCAAGAATGCCCGGTGTGCAAGGCCCTCGTACAGGAAGACAAGTTGGTTCCTCTTTATGGCAGGGGCAAGACACAGACTGATCCAAGATCAAAATCGTATCCGGGTATCAATATTCCTAATCGCCCTGCTGGGCAGAGGCCTGAGACTGCTCCTCCCCAGGAGAACAATCAGTTTCCCAATTACAGCTTTGGGTTTATGGGAGGATTTATGCCAACGGCAACTGCCAGGATTGGTAACTTCACTTTGGCCACTGCATTTGGTGGTCTGATACCCTCATTGCTTAATATTCATTATCATGGGTTTCCAGATGCTACTGTATATGGAACAACTTCTGGTTTTCCTTACGGGTTCAGCAGTTCATTTCATGGGGGCCATGCCCATGGGTTCCCTCAGCCAGCAACTCAAAGGCAGCAGGTTGATAATGTGTTGAAGAATCTGTTTTTGTTGATTGGTGTATTTGTGATTGCTGCGCTGATTTTTTGTTAG
- the LOC133718906 gene encoding uncharacterized protein LOC133718906 isoform X2, with amino-acid sequence MASGFGESTSVPPQSQSCSGNNANDAGDFECNICFELAQDPIITLCGHLFCWPCLYRWLHHHSHCQECPVCKALVQEDKLVPLYGRGKTQTDPRSKSYPGINIPNRPAGQRPETAPPQENNQFPNYSFGFMGGFMPTATARIGNFTLATAFGGLIPSLLNIHYHGFPDATVYGTTSGFPYGFSSSFHGGHAHGFPQPATQRQQLLFVLALMTV; translated from the exons ATGGCAAGTGGTTTTGGGGAATCAACAAGCGTGCCGCCCCAAAGCCAGTCTTGCTCGGGGAATAATGCCAATGATGCAGGGGATTTCGAGTGCAACATCTGCTTCGAATTGGCGCAAGATCCAATCATAACTCTTTGCGGTCATCTCTTCTGCTGGCCTTGTCTCTACAGATGGCTCCACCATCACTCACATTGCCAAGAATGCCCGGTGTGCAAGGCCCTCGTACAGGAAGACAAGTTGGTTCCTCTTTATGGCAGGGGCAAGACACAGACTGATCCAAGATCAAAATCGTATCCGGGTATCAATATTCCTAATCGCCCTGCTGGGCAGAGGCCTGAGACTGCTCCTCCCCAGGAGAACAATCAGTTTCCCAATTACAGCTTTGGGTTTATGGGAGGATTTATGCCAACGGCAACTGCCAGGATTGGTAACTTCACTTTGGCCACTGCATTTGGTGGTCTGATACCCTCATTGCTTAATATTCATTATCATGGGTTTCCAGATGCTACTGTATATGGAACAACTTCTGGTTTTCCTTACGGGTTCAGCAGTTCATTTCATGGGGGCCATGCCCATGGGTTCCCTCAGCCAGCAACTCAAAGGCAGCAG CTGCTGTTTGTATTGGCATTGATGACGGTATAG